The Bacteroidota bacterium genome includes a window with the following:
- the ribH gene encoding 6,7-dimethyl-8-ribityllumazine synthase translates to MGYKTFEGKLEAAGFRFGIVVSRFNNFFTDKLLEGAIDCLTRHGADEKSLAVAYCPGGFEIPYVAAKMVKSGQYDAVICLGAIVRGETPHFDYIASESSKGIAKLALDSGIPVIYGIVTADTLEQAIERSGTKAGNKG, encoded by the coding sequence ATGGGATATAAGACTTTTGAAGGCAAACTTGAGGCGGCCGGATTTCGATTCGGTATCGTGGTGAGCCGCTTCAACAACTTCTTCACCGACAAACTGCTCGAAGGCGCCATCGATTGCCTCACCCGGCACGGCGCCGACGAGAAGAGTCTCGCGGTTGCCTATTGCCCCGGCGGCTTCGAGATTCCGTATGTCGCGGCGAAGATGGTAAAATCAGGCCAGTACGACGCCGTCATTTGCCTCGGTGCAATCGTGCGCGGGGAGACACCTCATTTTGACTACATCGCTTCCGAATCATCGAAAGGCATCGCCAAACTCGCGCTCGATTCCGGCATTCCCGTAATATACGGCATCGTGACCGCCGATACGCTCGAACAAGCTATCGAACGGTCCGGCACCAAGGCGGGGAACAAGGGC